A genomic region of Pelodiscus sinensis isolate JC-2024 chromosome 1, ASM4963464v1, whole genome shotgun sequence contains the following coding sequences:
- the LOC102462857 gene encoding olfactory receptor 51G2-like: MAASNDTKFKPAVFLLTGIPGHEDIHLWISIPFCLIYAVSMMGNAVILYIIKTDLSLHEPMYIFLSMLAITDLGLSIVTAPTILGIFLVNSREISLEACFAQLFFIHSLSIIESSVLLLMAFDRFIAIRDPLRYASILTLPRIAKMGLVFVLRGLFVAFPVPFLLKRFPYCGVNVLSHSYCVHQDVMKLACADISVNSIYGFFVILSTVGLDSLLILLSYVMIFKTVLSIASRRESLRALNTCVSHLCAVLLFYIPMIGLTVIHRFGKHTFLLQIYLGYVYLLVPPLMNPIVYSVKSKQLRVRIIRVFVK; this comes from the coding sequence ATGGCAGCTTCCAATGACACCAAATTCAAACCTGCTGTGTTCCTTCTCACTGGGATACCTGGACATGAAGACATCCatctctggatctccatccccttctgcctTATTTATGCTGTTTCAATGATGGGAAATGCAGTTATTCTGTACATTATTAAAACAGACCTGagtctccatgagcccatgtacattttcctttccatgttggccATCACAGACCTTGGTCTATCAATAGTCACCGCACCGACAATACTGGGTATATTCTTGGTTAACTCTAGGGAGATCAGCCTTGAAGCTTGTTTTGCCCAATTGTTCTTCATCCATTCACTTTCAATCATTGAGTCTTCTGTGCTCCTGTTAATGGCCTTTGACCGCTTCATTGCAATCCGTGACCCACTGAGATACGCTTCCATCCTAACCCTGCCGCGAATAGCCAAGATGGGGCTGGTGTTTGTGCTAAGAGGTCTGTTTGTGGCATTTCCAGTGCCCTTTCTCCTCAAACGGTTCCCATACTGTGGAGTCAAtgtcctctcccattcctacTGCGTGCACCAGGATGTCATGAAGCTGGCTTGTGCGGACATCTCCGTCAACAGCATTTATGGCTTCTTCGTGATACTCTCCACGGTGGGGTTGGACTCTTTGCTCATCCTCCTCTCTTATGTGATGATCTTCAAAACGGTGCTGAGCATCGCGTCCCGAAGAGAGAGCCTCAgggccctgaacacctgcgtCTCCCACCTCTGCGCTGTCCTGCTCTTCTACATACCAATGATCGGCCTGACTGTGATACACAGATTTGGGAAGCACACTTTCTTGCTTCAGAtttacctaggctatgtctaccttCTGGTGCCACCCCTGATGAACCCAATCGTGTACAGCGTGAAAAGCAAACAGCTGCGTGTGAGGATCATCAGGGTGTTCGTCAAGTGA